The window ATCTGTTAGTACATGAGTTGACAGGATACATAGTTCCcttaaattttctttaagaaaaatggaaaatgtacagtattcttacactaaattaatattttttccattttgctttggGATAATTAGTTAACTCCACCATTATTGAATATATAGAGTTAGTggtaattttcagaaaatttgctttaatttttagaTTAATACCTTGAAACTGAGTTGAAGAATTTTTGTCATAGGTTCCTTTTCTTTTATCCAGCAGAGTGCTAGAAAGACTCCAAACTTTGGCTTATTATTTGACATCGATGGAGTGATAGTAAGGGGGAGACGTGTGCTGCCAACGGCCAGGGAGGCATTCAATCACCTTGTAGATGAATCAGGAAACTTCAGAGTGCCAACTGTGTTCGTCACAAATGCTGGGAATGCCTTACGCTCGGGGAAGGCTGAACAATTATCGGAATGGTTGGGGGTTAATGTAAGTTATTGAAGTATTTAGCAGGCATTTATTACGGATGTGTATAACTGTACAAGGATTATGCTTCTACCATATGCTGTGTATAGTAATGTTTAAAACATGTGCAGTGATGGCCACAGAAACATTGAAGAGTTGTCATTCAAAACTGTGTACTTACAGGTTCATGAAGACCAAGTGGTTATGGCCCATTCCCCCTTAAAGATGTTTGATCAGTATTTTAACAAGCAGTTGTTAATATCTGGTCAGGGGCCAACTCAAGAAATAGCTCATAACTTGGGTTTTGTAAATACAACAACGGTAGATGAACTACGCCAGGCATATCCCCAGCTGGACTGTGTGGATCACGAGAGACGAAAAACTAAGGTATTTGTTGTGCAGTGATTGGGTTTGATTATTAAATCACTGTTATATTATTAACATTCATATATGTGTTTCTTATTTAGGGTTTTCTTCTTGATACCATTTTGTGTGAAGATGACGAACTGTGAAGTTGTATATTTCAGTCAAAGCATACTGTAGTTTTTCCTATCCAGTACAGTACGTATCTGCGGTTGATATTTCAGTGGaaaattgtttagttttatttcaagCCTCAGTTATCTGTGTAAGAAGGAAGATTGCATAATAATTGCAAGTTGGTGGTTTGATTTCAGGgagtatattatttaatttattgtacTTCAAAAAATGTAGCATTTGAACGATTGTTTAGTTTTCTATTGTATACTATGAGAACAATGTTCTTGTACACTACAGATCAAAGAATTCAGGTTACTTTTATACAGTACTGAGAAGAATTTTGAAATACAGGTCATTAAGTAAGGTACAAACTGTAGGAAATAACATACTGTACACTTTATTCACACTAATATTCTGTAGAATCAATAATTTTACAAAGCCTTATAGCACTCCTTACTGCTCATGACACCCACCTTATCATATGTTACTATTGCAGGCAGTCACGCCCACCTCAAGAATACCAAAATTAGAAGCTGTAATGCTTTTTGGTGAGCCTGTGAGGTGGGAGACATCATTGCAACTCATAATAGATGTACTGATGACAGGGGGAGACCTGTCAAGTGCACCTACAGCTCCATACCCCCACTTGCCAATTTTAGCTTGTAACATGGATTTGCAGTGGATGGCTGAGGCACATATGCCAAGGTAACAGATGAAATTCAAGATGTTGGTTACTGCTTAAATTTCTCTAATGTTTTTACAGTACTTAAAATTATCACTAGCTAAACGGAACTTGTATACCTAAAAAAgtcagattttttaaaatgctttaggTTTTGGTACATATGAAGTTGTATTTTTCACATTGACATgtcctgaattttaatttttatattttaaaaatattagaaaatactaATCTTGTGAGATAAAGACATTTGAattgttttgggggggggagaagcaACCAAGGCACAAACTAGTCAGTGGGAACTATACTGAATATTACTTGAcacttttcttgtttatatat of the Macrobrachium rosenbergii isolate ZJJX-2024 chromosome 49, ASM4041242v1, whole genome shotgun sequence genome contains:
- the LOC136832268 gene encoding haloacid dehalogenase-like hydrolase domain-containing 5 isoform X1, yielding MATSRGVIIVSKCERLKSSSVQRCACTVLHRQYSQQSARKTPNFGLLFDIDGVIVRGRRVLPTAREAFNHLVDESGNFRVPTVFVTNAGNALRSGKAEQLSEWLGVNVHEDQVVMAHSPLKMFDQYFNKQLLISGQGPTQEIAHNLGFVNTTTVDELRQAYPQLDCVDHERRKTKAVTPTSRIPKLEAVMLFGEPVRWETSLQLIIDVLMTGGDLSSAPTAPYPHLPILACNMDLQWMAEAHMPRFGHGAFLLCLEALYKKVTGNDLIYTALVGKPSEITYYHAETMVQHHARSIGISHPITKLYAVGDNIHTDIFGMNLYQEYVRRHRGSKKRVTMQGARGLDLSTQDFKGLTADQCYSVLVKTGVYNGEELLDHSPRDFLPVEAKLQEPSLSVKCVLEAINTIFKLENFL
- the LOC136832268 gene encoding haloacid dehalogenase-like hydrolase domain-containing 5 isoform X3 codes for the protein MNKDKYRERQSARKTPNFGLLFDIDGVIVRGRRVLPTAREAFNHLVDESGNFRVPTVFVTNAGNALRSGKAEQLSEWLGVNVHEDQVVMAHSPLKMFDQYFNKQLLISGQGPTQEIAHNLGFVNTTTVDELRQAYPQLDCVDHERRKTKAVTPTSRIPKLEAVMLFGEPVRWETSLQLIIDVLMTGGDLSSAPTAPYPHLPILACNMDLQWMAEAHMPRFGHGAFLLCLEALYKKVTGNDLIYTALVGKPSEITYYHAETMVQHHARSIGISHPITKLYAVGDNIHTDIFGMNLYQEYVRRHRGSKKRVTMQGARGLDLSTQDFKGLTADQCYSVLVKTGVYNGEELLDHSPRDFLPVEAKLQEPSLSVKCVLEAINTIFKLENFL
- the LOC136832268 gene encoding haloacid dehalogenase-like hydrolase domain-containing 5 isoform X2, whose amino-acid sequence is MATSRGVIIVSKCERLKSSSVQRCACTVLHRQYSQSARKTPNFGLLFDIDGVIVRGRRVLPTAREAFNHLVDESGNFRVPTVFVTNAGNALRSGKAEQLSEWLGVNVHEDQVVMAHSPLKMFDQYFNKQLLISGQGPTQEIAHNLGFVNTTTVDELRQAYPQLDCVDHERRKTKAVTPTSRIPKLEAVMLFGEPVRWETSLQLIIDVLMTGGDLSSAPTAPYPHLPILACNMDLQWMAEAHMPRFGHGAFLLCLEALYKKVTGNDLIYTALVGKPSEITYYHAETMVQHHARSIGISHPITKLYAVGDNIHTDIFGMNLYQEYVRRHRGSKKRVTMQGARGLDLSTQDFKGLTADQCYSVLVKTGVYNGEELLDHSPRDFLPVEAKLQEPSLSVKCVLEAINTIFKLENFL